GAATCGGTTTCGATCCCTGATATGGCAACCGATGACTGGCATGAAATGATCGAAACCAACCTGACATCGGCGTTTTTCGGGGCGAAATATCAATTGCCAGCGATGCTTGCCAATGGCTCGGGATCAATGATCCTGACATCAAGCTTTGTCGGTTATTCTGTCGGCATGCCCGGCATGGGGGCCTATGCCGCCAGCAAGGCAGGCATGATCGGATTGATGAAGTCGCTGGCAGCCGAATACGGACCACAGGGCATTCGGGTCAATGCACTGCTGCCCGGCGGGACCGATACCCCGGCCAGCATCACCAACAAACCCGGTGCCGGGCCGGAGGTCGAACAGTTCGTCAACAGCCTGCATGCGCTAAAACGTATGGCAAAACCGTCCGAAATGGCGCAGGCCGCCCTGTTTCTGGCATCCGACGCGGCAAGCTTTGTGACCGGGGTGCCATTCCTTGCCGATGGCGGGGTTTCGATCAACCGAACCTGATCAAAGACGGGCCGGGTGCAATGCGTCCGGCCCGTTTTTACCTGCGCAAGAACTGCGTAATATCGACTGCGTCACATTGATCGGGTTGCAAATATTTGCGGCCATATTCGATATAAACGCCAGATGACAACAGCAGATCGAACAGGTCGCCATCAATCTGTCCTTTGTCTCGCATGTCGGCCAGGATCGCGATGCATTCCGATAACATTTTGGGCCGTTTATAGGGACGATCAACCGCAGTAAGTGCCTCGAAGATGTCGGCAATCACCATCACCTTTTCGAGAATGCCCATATCTTCGCCAAGCAATCCGTTGGGATAGCCCGAACCATCCATTTTTTCGTGATGGTTGCCGGCAATTGCCGGAATGCGTTGCAGTTCCCGAGGATAGGGCAATTGTGCGAGCATTTCCTGTGTCACGACCACATGATCATTGATGATCTTGCGCTCTTCGGATGTCAGGGTGCCGCGCGGAACCGAAAGGTTATAGAGTTCGCCGCGGT
The Thalassospira xiamenensis M-5 = DSM 17429 DNA segment above includes these coding regions:
- a CDS encoding SDR family oxidoreductase → MFTLDGKTAIITGASSGIGHAVAELFAKQGAQLVLNARRADLLDDMVADIRDAGGMAVSVPGNLTDEAISKQLVEATLDHFGKLDIAVNNAGMVGESVSIPDMATDDWHEMIETNLTSAFFGAKYQLPAMLANGSGSMILTSSFVGYSVGMPGMGAYAASKAGMIGLMKSLAAEYGPQGIRVNALLPGGTDTPASITNKPGAGPEVEQFVNSLHALKRMAKPSEMAQAALFLASDAASFVTGVPFLADGGVSINRT